The window TATGGCCTTAACAGATGAAGAGAGTAAGGCATTCGTGGAGTGTATTCCAATTCGGAATTTCACAAAAGGTACAATCCTATTAAGTCAAGGACAAGTTTCCAGATCCTCTTATTTTATCATTGAGGGTTGTGTTAGAAAGTACTATATTATTAATGGTGAAGAGAAGACAACTAATTTCTATGTCGAAGATGAGGCTGTTTCTTCTTTGCAAAGTTATATGCAAAAAACACCTGCTAGTCATTATTTTGAGTGTGTTGAGGATTGTAGACTTGCCGTTCTTTCTTATGATAAAGAGCAAGAACTTTTCAAACGAGTTCCGAGATATGAAAACCTATGTCGCAACTCTGTTGAGAACGATTTTGGTATGCAGCAAGAGGCATTGGCTAATTACATGACCTCAACACCAGAGGATAGGTATAAGAATTTATTGGATAACAGATTAGATTTAATCAATCGCATACCACAATATGTTTTAGCGAGCTACTTAGGGGTTAAACCTGAATCTCTCAGCAGAATAAGGAAAAGAATTGCTTCTAAATAGAAATAGTAAACTTGAATTTAAATTGTTGACTTGATAAGGCTATCAAAAGGATACTTCATATTTTACTATGAAGTACCCTACATTCAAACCCAATACTACCACGGCTTATTTTTCTCTTTCAATAACTTTAACGGTTCTGTAATCAAATACCCCCATAGAGATAAGTCGTAGCAAGAGGTTGGATTTAGTTTCAATTGTGTATTTATCAACTTCCATTTCTTTCACTAATTCATCCACATTGCTCTCTTTTAAATTAACACCAAAAAGATGGATGTCACCTGATTTCCTAAAAGTTAAATCTTTGGTCTTTTCACCAAATATTTTTCCACCATTTTCAAATGGTTCTGTTTTGGTATTCACTGCAAATTGTTGCACTGAACACGATGCTAGCGTCATAGCTACTAACACTCCAAATGCGATTTTTTGTAATTTCATAACTTTTAAATTTTAATTATAAAACAAAATTACCGCTAGATTCACGCCCATTCATTGACGTTGGTTAAGAACCATTTTATATTCAACTACCATTCTCTTATTTTATCTTTATGCCAAAACTGTCCGCTTTCAACATCGTTGTTTAATAAATTTAAAATATCAACAGCTACATCTTGAGGTAACCTGGGAGCTATTTTTCCTCCCATATCTGTTTGTGTCCATCCTGGATCTAGAGCCGATACTTTGATTTGTTTTTCCTCTAATCGTTTTGCCAGCAACTTGGTATACATATTCAAGGCCGTTTTTGACATTTTGTAATGTGGCTGAAAGGCATCAAAGTTTTGTTCGCTAAAAGAGCCCCAGTCAGACGTTATATTTATAATATGTGCATTGGGAGTAAATAGTGATAATAGTTTTTCGGTGAGTTCAATAGTCCCAAAGACATTGACATCGAATGTCTTTTTCAATTGTTCCATTTTGATTTCTGACGTATTCCATTTTTCTAGTAATACACCTGCATTATTGATTAAAAAGTCTATTTTGATATTTCCAATTTTTTCCACAAATTCAGCAATTGAATGACTATCTGACAAATCAAGTTTCAAACATTTAAAGTTTGAAAGGTTTAATACATGGTTTCCAGCTGTTGAGCTCCCAATAATTTGACAATTTTCATTATCTAACAGAAGTTTTACTGTCGCCAAACCAATGCCTCTACTGCTTCCTGTAACTATTCCGTATTTCATAATATCTTTTTTGACTCTGTAATATACTTTTCTAGTTCAGGTTCATTATTCTTTCTTGCAATTTGAATGGCCTTTTTATAACATTTCTTAGCATCCTCAACTTTACCCATTACCTTATAATAGTTTCCTTTTTCAAAATGAAAAATCGAAGCATCAGGGAATTTATCAAGCCCTAATTCTAAAATCTCTATAGCATCTTTAAATTGGTTGTTTTCAAAATAAAAACTGGAAAATCTGTTGAACCATCTGGCTTGTCGATAATAATTTTTGATAAAGTTTTTACCATCAAATTCGAGTAATAGCTTCTCGAAAATTTTAAAATTATTTTCTTTATAGGCTTGTAACAAAAGATAATGTTTTGTGTCAGAGTGAATCTCTTCTGAAATTTGATATTTTTCTCCTCTATCTTGATAATGTTTTTTAAGCTTTTCAATACCACCAAAATCTAAAAACTCATTAATTGAATAAAACCTGATTGGACCATAGTCACTAAAAAATAGTATTAATCCTTCGTTTAGGGTAGTTAATGGGGTTGTGTAATGATTCTCTTTATCTGAGAGATTGTATTTCCATTGAATGTTATTTGAAGAATTTGTTCGAAAAATAGAATCTAAGGAAGACATGGATTCTGTTGCCCAGTTTTCAATAGTTCCTAGTACTGTATATAGTTTCAAATCATGTTTTGTGTTGTTTTTTAACGTTCTAATTACCATTTCCAATCGGTCTTGTGAAATATGAGTAGGGCTAGCTAAAAGAAACCCATTAAAAAGAGAAGGTTTGGTCGCACATATTTCAACACCAAGTCCAGCTGCCATTTCCCAACCAAAATAAAATTGTTCATTAAGTGTTTTATATTTTGAGTTTATCTCAGGAATCAATTCTTTTTCCAAGAATTGAATAAATTTTGAAGACTCATTATAAAATAGATGACGTCTTTTTACAGCATCTGTGTTAATTCCGACAACAATGAATTCTGGCACAATTTCTTGCCAAGTAAGATTTTGCTGAAATACGATGCCATTCAAGAAGTAGCGTTGTGCATCTATTACATAAAGAACTGGATATTTTTTTAAATTTTCTTCATAATTAGTTGGTAAGAAAATTTGGATGTCTCGTTCTTCTTGTAAAATATCAGACTTTAGAATTATTGAATTACCAAATACTTTTCCTTCATTTAAATTTTGAGACACAACTTTGTTTATTGTAAAAAGTAGGATCAATAGGTAAAGATTTTTTGTCATAATATTTTTGCAATTAGTATTTTACCAATACTCAGTAATCTTATAAATTTTCCCATTCTTAAACTCAAAAAGTGCCATTTGCGCATCACCTCTAATAACTTTACCGTCTTCTTTAGAGATAAAGCGTTTGCTAACTGTAATTGCATTTAAGCCATAAATAATGTTTTCTATTTTAATATCAATAACGCTTCCGTCATAGCCACCATTCTCTTGATTACGTTTGTAGCCATTGTACAGGTCTTCTCTTGTATATATCCCACCATATTTTGGATGTACATAGGTAAAATCGTCTGTAAACAAGTCAAAGATGTTATCTATGTCCTCCAGGATTGAGTTTTGTTGAAATACTTTTAGGTTGAGCTCATAATACTGATTCAGAACATAATTGAGTGAATCTTTATGATTAAGATTACTTTGTTGAGCTTGGGCCAAATGAAGGCCACTATGTAATAGTGCTAAGAGAATGATAGATTTTAGTTTCATTTTTTTATTTAATTAATTTCACATGTAAAATTGGATAGGGTTTTCCAGAAACATCCAATTCGGATCTTCTTATGGTTTCAAAGCCACAATGTTTGTAGAACCCTTCTGCATGTCCGTTCTGTTCATTTACATCAACTTTTGAAACTCTTAAATGGTTGATGACATATTCTAATAGTGTTTTACCTATTCTTTTACCTCTATGCTCTGGGTTAATGTACAGCATTTCTATATTTTGATTAGCCACATCAAAGAATTCGATTATTTTATAATTTGCATCTATTGTTGACCTTAGGTTTAACATGTTCTTTTATTAAACAGAATAACGCTTTCGCATCTTTTGAGACTGTTTTTCTTATGCTTATCATTTTATAGGAATGTCTTCTGTTAATATTTTTTTATCATAATAAGCTTCTTATTACTATAGGTTATTTTAGATGCTTTATAAAAAAATTAAAATAGCTCTAATTACTCATTTTGAATTTATGCAGTATCTATTCACTCTTTTTATTGTAAATCAACGATCCAGTAAATAAGGTGTCATTTTTGATTTCGAAATTTCTGGATAGCACTCCTAAATTACTAGTAAGGCCCGATTCATTTTTATGAATTTTACCAGATAATATCCCCCATTTAAATAGATAGTAATTTTCCATTTTAACTATGGATATTGATGGCCAACTGTCATTATTATGATAATCTCCAATAATAGCATCATTTACCTTATTACTAATCAAAAGAGTTGAATCCGTAGGATATTCAATTTCATTCTCTCTTTCAAAACTTTTATCAAATGCAACCCTTTCTTTTTCAAAAATACTATCAGCTTGTAGGGAATTTATTATATTATATCCATAATTAGCAATTAGATGTGGTAACAAGTAAGCCCTATTATCATTTGTAAAGGCAATAACTCCTATATTTTTCTCTGGCATAAAGGATATGTGAAAACTTATTCCAGCTAATCCTCCAAAGCGAGTTAAAATTTTTTCATTCTGATATTCAGCAATATCCCAGCCTAAGCTGTAACCTGATCTATGATAAGTATAATATGTTTTATCTTGGGCTGTGGTTGAATTCATTAATTCAGACCAAGAGTCACCTTTTATTAAGTTATTATCTTTTCTAATATTTGCACTTAACCATTTAGATAAATCACTTACTGTTGATATAATTCCTCCTGAAGCATGCATTGTTATATCTTGCTTATAGAAATTTGATTCAATTATACCTTGTTTTTTAGAAACTGTTATAGAAGGCAATATATCATTTGCTTTATAATCACTCACAAAAGCACTTGTATTTGTCATATTTAATGGTTTGAAAATGTGTTCTTTCATTTCTGATTTCCATGAATTGCCAGTTACATTTTCTATGGCTATTGAACTAATAATGGGCCCTACGTTTGAATATCTGAAGTTTCCTGATGGGTCATAAAGGAAATCTGTATTGAGATCATTTATCAACTCATTATTCCCATTATCATAACCTAAAAATGCAGTTTTCCACGTCATCCTTGTGCTAAAAGTACCATGTGTGTGGTTTAATAAACTTTTAATTGATATATTTTTTGTATCTACACTATAATTATAATTTAAATCAGGAATATATTCACTTATCGGGTTATCGAGATTAATAAGTCCATCCTTCTCAAGGATTTTAAGCAAAGTACCTGTGAAGGATTTAGTACTTGAAGCAATGTAAAAAGGAGTATCATTATCAAAATTTGAATTTTTACCATCGAAGATTTCCCTATCCATATTATAGGAATAAAGTAATCCATCTTCATCAACTATTGCTATTATAACATTTCCATATAATTCATTTTCAGTGTATATACTTGCAATTTTACTTTCCACTTTCTCTGCAAAATCAGGATAGTTTTCTTCAAATCTATCTATATCATCTGACGTTGTAGTTTCATTTTTATTGCAAGAAAATAGTATTAATACCATTACTATTACTAATGAAAAAGGTATGATTAGGTTATTATGTCTCATTATTTTGATATTTAAATTTTATGAAAATTGAATTAATGGAGATTAAAAAAGTATTTGGTTTAATATTTAACTTTGACACTTACCACTATTTAATGGTTACAGAATTATTAGGAAATTTGATTTTCTTTAGTGGATAAAGTTTATGACTACATTAATTTGATTTATGCAATATCCAGGCTGAAATTTCTTCTAAAAAATTGTCTACAAATTTCTTTTCAAGTATTGCATATTCATCCTTACTCCCAGTTGTAGCCTGTTGGAAAAAATGATTCGCATTATCAAATGTAAAAAATTGATATTCTGTTCCCGATTTGAGGAGAGCATTTTCCATTCGATCTTTATTTTGCTCAATAGGAACTCGAAAATCTAAACCTCCAAAAAGGCTCAATACTGGCACTTCCAATTGTTCCAAGTCTTTTGAAGGGTCGTAGTAAAGAAATGATGTAAGAGAAGGTAAAGCATAAATTATTTTGAATTCATCAGCTTTTGCAATAGCTTGTTGTTTTATTTTTTCATCGTCTATCATGTCTCCATTTGACTTCATTTCATTTAATATCGATTCGGTAGTTTGTCTGAACAATTGATATGCCTCATCAATATTCTTGTCATCTTCAATGGCTCTCATGAGTTTATTGTGTGCAGACACATCAGATTCAATTAAATTTTTAGGTAAATCTGTATGTTCATAATCTTGTCTCACCTGATAAGTAACCACTTCTATTAGTGGTACGGATGGCGCACCCATTAAAATCACCTTTTTAACAGACTCATTTCTTATAGCCACTTTTCCAGTAAGTATGCCGCCTTGACTGTGCCCAAATAATATGAAATCATTGAATGGATGCTCCTTTGTGGTATTGAAATAATCCATTATGCTTTCCAAGTCCTTTGCATGGTCGTTAATGGTGCTGTTTACAAAATCACCGGTGCTTTCACCTACACCTCTATCGTCATAACGGAAAGATGCTATTCCCTTTGATGCCAGATGGTGGGCAATAACTTTAAAAATTTTGAAGCCTTCCAATGTTTCGTCTCTATCCTGGTCTCCACTTCCTGAACTCATGATGACTAAGGATGATGTATTTAATTTTGTTGGAATCGATAAGGTTCCTCCAATTTTAACGTCATCCGCTTCAATGATTAAGTCAATCTCTCTCGAATTTTGATCATTACTGTCAATTTTCTGGGCAACTATATTCTGATGCCACAGAAAAAAAATAATTACTATAGTTATTAATTTTTTCATTTTATAAATATGATAGAAATCTCTATTTCACTTTTAATCTGCATGTTGTTCTAACCATCTTAATATTGTTTGATTTGTTTCTTCTGGTAATTCTTGCTGAATCCAATGACCGCAATCAAGACTGACTTCATCCAAATTAGGAGCAAAATCCTTTAAGGTTTGAGACTTTGGAATCAAATCACGATTTCCATAAATCATAAGTGTAGGATGTTGGATCAATGGTTTGACGTCTGCTAACAAGTGCCAATTTCTATCCATGTTTCTATACCAATTAATGCTTCCTGTAAACCCTGATGACTCAAATGCAGAAACGAAAACAGACAATTCACGATCACTTAATAAAGGCTCCCCAAGTGGTTTTTCTGCTCTTGCAAGATTAATCATCAACATTCCTGGTTCTGGAGGAGTAAGAGGAACATTTTTCCGAAATATGTTACGAATGAACCGAGATGTATTTTCATTCATTATTGCATCTGCTATCCCTGGTTGTTTATTGAAGTGAACAAAATAGAAATCTTCACCAAAAAAATCTTCCATAAACTCAATCCATGGTTTTTCTCCTCGCTCTTGATAAGGTAAGGCCAAGTTTATAATTTTGTTTACACGATCGGGATGTAATAATGCAAGATTCCATACTACATTGGCACCCCAGTCATGACCTATAAAAGTTGCATCTTTATAGCCGTAATAATCAAGTAAAGCAACTAAGTCATCGGTTAAATGTATTATATCAAAATCTGATATTTCTGCAGGTCTAGATGAATTACCGTAACCTCTCTGATTTGGTACAATGACATGGTAGCCAGCATTTACTAGAGCCGGAATTTGATGGCGCCAGGAAAAAGCGTGTTCAGGAAAGCCATGACAGAGTACTATGGGATTTTCTTTATTTTGTTGTCCTGCTTCAAATACTTCCAATTCGACATTGTTGACAGAAATTAGTGTCGATTTAGGAAAATCAACTGAATAAAAAATTGATTTCATTTCGTTTGTTATTTTTATTTTATTAATTCCATATGTAAAATTGGATACGGTTTTCCAGAGGCATCCAATTCAGATCGTCCTATGGTTTCAAAGCCACAATGTTTATAAAATCCAACAGCTTGTTCATTCTGTTCATTCACATCTACTTTGTTAACGTTTAAATTTTTCAGTACAAATTCCAATAAGGTTTTACCTATTCTTTTCCCTCTATGTGCTGGGTCGATAAATAACATCTCTAGATTTCCATCAGCTACACCTACAAAACCTAGTATTTTATGATCTCTATCTCTGCAACATCTTAACTCAACAGCATTTAGATAGGTGTTTAAAATTAGTGGCTTAAAATAGGCTATATCATCTTCTTTTAAAAAATGATGTGTTGCTCTTACAGACGCTTCCCATAGCTCAACAACTTTATAATATTCAGATTTGTCGATGTAGTCAATTCTATGTTTCATTTAGATTACCTTAAATAATTTGTCAATTTCAGATATAATACTATCGTTTGGTACAACTTTATAAAGCTCACCTAACAAATCTAATGAGGTTGGTTTCTTGGGGTATTTGTTATTGTTTAAAAAACTCCTAAGAGCCTCATTTACTTTATCTTCCCCAATTAATTCACTAAGTTTCACCATGGCAATTGCGCCTTTAGAATAAGCAATGTGTGTATATCCGGGCTTCACTTTATAAAGCGGTTGGTTGTCATACAAACCTTTCTCGTTATCATAAATTTGCCTATGAATCTCTAATCGTTCCTTCATTTTTTCACGACCATGCATTTTCTTGTAGATCATCATTTCAGTATACATCGCCAAAGTCTCGGTGAGCATTGTAGCACCTTCTCTATAATCTGGGTTTATTTGGCTATTTCCCCACCAGAGATGAGAAAGTTCATGTCCTGCTAGTTCGTTGATTACATCTTGCTCGTCATCTCCGTCCAGATTCGAATGAAATATCATATCTTCAGTCATGAATACCGTAGAGGGATATGCTGTTGCTGCAAAACCTGAAGTAAAAGCGGATATTTCAACAAAATTGACGGTTTTAAAAGGGTAAGAACCAAAATTCTCTATGCAATAATCTAGGGTGGTTTTAACATTTTCGATAAGATGCTCTACATTCTCAAAGTGCTTTTTTGAATAGAATATATGAATAGTAATGTTTTTATGTTGAATGGATTTATGTTCATATTCTGCAGAAGCTAATGCAAAACGGAAAGGTATTTTTTCTGCACCATAGGTGAAATAATTTCTGCTGTTTTCAGACCATTGCTCTATTAAATCTCCAGTACCTAAAGCGGTTTGGGATTTTTCAGTGGAAATGGTCATTTCCAAATTGATGAAATCATTTTTCACTATCTCTGGACTTTCTAATGCTTTCAACTGTGAAGCTTTACCTAAATTAAATTCAGCTCGTTTTTCCTCATCGTCAATTTCTCTATCGTTTTGATATCCAAGCCTTGGGTAGTAGTTACTGATTCTCATAAAAGAACCATTTTTAATAATAGCATTATAAGACTGATGACCGTTAACAGCAAACCATTTGTAGGACAGGTTAAAGGTTAAACTAGCTTCTTCATTAGGTTGCAATGGTTGATTCAAGCTAATCTCTGTGACATGCTCTTCAATTTGTAATTTATCGGAGTTACTTTTAAATAAAGCTGATTCAATATTCAAATCTGGATGAAAATTGATTAAAACCTTATGAATGGGCTCATTGGTGTTGTTTCTTAAAACATAACTTCCATTTATTTCATAGGCGTTTTTAGAAGGGTAAAGATGAATACCTGTCGTTAAGTCGGTAATGATTGGCTGCGGAATATCTTCATATTTTCTATAGGCCTTTTCATATTGTACTACTTCTGAAATCGATTGTTCTTCATTTTTGGAGGAAAATCCTTTCATAAAAAGTAAGCCATTAGCAAGCCCCAAGATAACTACTCCTAAAACGATCCAAGATTTTCTCGTGGAAAAGACTTTTGTCTTTACAAGATCATTTACAAACCAGAGTAAAGCCATTAGGCCAAATCCAAATATGAGGCGCTGAGAGAACGCTAAAAGATAGATTCCATAGCCATTGAAATCACTATAGATTCCATTATAACCTGAAAATACATGGAACAATGGATATGAAAAGATATAATTCGACAAGGGACTCGCCAAAGCGAAAACGCTCACAGTAGAAATCCCTAAACTAATATAGCGGTTATTAATAGTATCATTTATCAATAACAAAAAGGCTGAAAAAAGAATTAACGGAAAAGCATTGAAAATAAAGACCCCTAAATAAGCTTTCCAGTCAAAACTAAAATAGCCATAACTTAATTGAAAAATCAGTCCTTCAATGATGAGAACCATTGTAAAAAAACAAACCAGTATTGTTGCTGAGATAAAATGGCCCTTTAATTTGTTTTTTGAAAAATAGATGCTTTTTTCAATTAAATTGAAATTAGAAGCATGACTTCTCCAATATAAATCATTAACAAAATAGGCTAATATCAAGAGGCCTAATAAATGGAAGTTTGTTGAAATTGCAGTAGCTAGAAGACCAGATGTTGCATATTTTTCAGGTAATCGTACACCCTTATCAATGGCGGTATACATTTCCATCCCTATAAAAAAAATAAGTAATAAGGTGACAGCAACAATGATTACACTCTTAAAAAGATAAATTAAATCTAATTTTGTAAAGGATAAAGCCGATTTAAAATCCATAATACTACCAAAATTCAACTCTGGGCTTGGTATCGAATTTAAACTTAAATTACTATTTACTATCCTGATTTTTGTGCTCTTCTTAGCTTTATTACTTTGTTTTCTTGAAAATGAAAAAAAGCTATAACTGCTCCATAAAAGCAATCCGGATATGAATAGAATAATCCCTCGATTAAATAAGAGCATATTTTTTAATGGAACAATAGATTCATTTTTTTGAGATACAGAAAATGATCTTGCCTCAAAAAAGTAGGCGGATAGTCCAAATGGATCCAATATTGCAGATATTTGCTGTGCTTCAAGCGATTGTGGCATACTCCCTGACATAAAAGGAGAGTTAGAAAATACCAATAATACCATATAAAAGACATAAAGTAATAGCCCACCAGTCACTACTAATAATTTTCTTTGTGTAGTGAATGCTGTAAAGAATAGAAAACTGCAAACAAATAGTGAATTGAGTAAGCCAAATACCAGTAATGGATATAGATAATGCCATAGATTTAAGCCTACCTGAATTTCATCACCCGACCGCAAATTTTGGCCTATGACAAAGCCCATAATTAATAAGACGAAACTTAAAAATGTTTTTAGGTAAAAGAACAAAAATTTACCTTCTAAATAGGTCATTTTTGAAAAAGGCAGTGAGAAAATCACCAAATCAAACTTAGTATCCCATTCTTTGAATAATAGTTGATTAGCATATAGAATGGCAAAAAATATAATCGACAGGCTAAGCATTCCCATCATAAAACCAATTGTGTAAGGAGAATTTAGATAAATACCTTCGCCTACAGTCATGTTGAATTTATTCCCGCAGAAAACTCCTAATATCACAATGACTAAAGCCATTGGATATACAGCCCACCGTTTTGCTATCTGATCTAACTCGTATTGAAATATGGTATTCATATTGTAAATGATTTAGGCAAGCGTTTTAAAATAGACATGCTCCAGAAGAGGCGTTACAGGCTCAAAACCTGTAGGTTCCGTTTCCGAAAAGATGGTGATATACAGCTCACGCTCAATTAATTGCTTACTAATGACTTGATATTTTGATTGATACTTATCCAGATGATCGCTTTTGATGGGCTTTGACCAGATCTTGTTTCTCAGTTCATCAATCAGTTCTTTAGGTTTACCTGTTTTTAATACTTGCCCCTTGTTCATAATGGTCATTTCTGAACATAGATTTTTTACATCTTCAACTAAATGCGTAGACAGAATTACGATAACCTCACTACTGATATCGCTTAATAACATATTGAATCGGTTGCGCTCTTCAGGATCCAGACCAGCAGTAGGTTCATCTACAATAACAATTTTAGGTTTTCCAAGTAAGGCTTGAGCCACACCAAAACGCTGTTTCATTCCGCCTGAAAATGTATGTACTTCTTTATTCCTAAAATCCCATAGATTTACTTTTTCTAATAAAAGTCGAATTTGGGCTTCACGTTCATCCTTGTTCTCGATGCCTTTCAAAATAGCGATATGATGTAACAAATCATATGCGCTTACTTTAGGGTACACTCCAAAATCTTGGGGTAGAAATCCTAATTTTTTTTGGATATAGTCAGGTTTACTTACAATATCTACATCATTAAAATCAATACTGCCAGAGGTTGGCTTTTGGAGTCCAACGATGGTTTTCATCAAAGAAGATTTTCCAGCACCATTTGGGCCAAGTAAACCAAACATTCCATTCTTAATTTCCAAGGAAATATTTTGAATTGCTTGATGACCGTTTTTATAAGTGAGTTCTAGGTTATTAATTTTTAATGTATTCATAGTATTATTCCTTAATTTGGTTGATTGCAATTGCTTTCTTTTTCAATAATATTTCTGAATGGGGATACTTTTTTAATAAAAGATCATATAAGGCAATGGCTTCTTTAAAATGCTTGTGTTTTTCATAAAAGTTTGCAAAATTGTAAACGGCATATTCCATATTACCATTCATCAAGTCATTTAAGAATTCTGTTTTATGTAAGTTATTTATCAGTGTTTCAAAGTGATAGAAATCTTCTGCTCTCATCGCACATCTAATGATTGTAAATTTAGACCATAAAGAAAGCTCTGGAGAAAAGCCATGTCTTCTGGCTCTTTCCACTACATAATGATTGGCATAATCCATACCACCTGCATTTACAAAATTTTGAAGTTTGTTAGTTTCAAATTCTGGGTAGAATTGGAAGTGATTTCGAATTCCATGATAAAGGGTAGGGTAGGCAGTTGATTGATGTTGTTCTATTTCAAGATTTAAGAAAGACCAGTGCAATCCTTTAATATGTTTTTGTGACAGTAATGAGTCTAATTTGATGGCACTATGTTTTACATCATATTCATCTGGACTTACAGAAAAATATAGATTAGTATGTAATGTTGAAACATCGTTTAACTTATCTATGGAATCTATTATTGGGTAACCACTTGCCATGATATGTCCATCAAACAAAGTTGGGGTTGATAGCATGGTATTAAACACCATACTTGCACCATATTCCCAGCCAAAAATTAGGTTTTCATCATTAGTTCTAAAATTTAGATCTATATATTCTGTAAGTTCATTTTCAAGAAACTCAATAAACCTTTCTTTGCCATCTCCTAAATCTTGAAACCGTTTTGGATAGTCCGTATTAATTCCAACAACTATAAAATCTGGAGTTAATTGAAACTGATTGAAAGTTTGACTTAAACTCACAGCATACAAAAAAAACCGTTGACCATCTAACACATAAAGCACTGGGTATTTTTCTTCTGAATTTTTATAATGAGGTGGAAGATAAATTTGTATTTGTCGCTCCTCGTTTAATACCTTTGATTTAATATAGTGATTGGTACCTACAATATTATTGGTGTGATTGTTTTGGGCAATGCCAAAAATACCAGATAAATAGCAAATTATGAATACAACTGTTGCTTTTTTCATTTACGCTAATGTTCAAATTGGTTACTGTACTTTAAAAGAGCGCGGTATATTTCTCTAACTGATTGCATATCGTTTTCGGTCTCAGATGAATTGGCGAAAACGATGATTCCACGTTTGTTTTTCTTCATAAAATAGGCATGAGATATAACTCCAGGATCGTTACCACTGTGTCCTATTTTTTCATCATCAATATTCCAAAACATATTCTTTTTAAAATTATCATTACTAGGGTCTTTTACCATGTTTGCGTAGCTAGAAGCTTTTATAACATTTTGTTCTCCACAATAGCCTTTGATTACAGCAGACAAAAACTTACTAAAATCTTCAATATTTGTCATAAAACCGCCATCACCATAGGTGATAAACTCATAATTTGGGATTGGATAACCATACCAATATAATGTTGACCTATTTTTTAATGGATTGCTTTTTGAATGCCAACCTGAGGCATTCATTTGTAATGGGTTTAAAATATGCTTTTGAAGAAAATCTGTGTAACTAGCACCACTTACAAGTTCAATGATATAGGCGGCTATATTGGCTCCCATATTACTGTACTTATAAGAAGTTCCGGGG is drawn from Marivirga arenosa and contains these coding sequences:
- a CDS encoding serine hydrolase domain-containing protein; amino-acid sequence: MRHNNLIIPFSLVIVMVLILFSCNKNETTTSDDIDRFEENYPDFAEKVESKIASIYTENELYGNVIIAIVDEDGLLYSYNMDREIFDGKNSNFDNDTPFYIASSTKSFTGTLLKILEKDGLINLDNPISEYIPDLNYNYSVDTKNISIKSLLNHTHGTFSTRMTWKTAFLGYDNGNNELINDLNTDFLYDPSGNFRYSNVGPIISSIAIENVTGNSWKSEMKEHIFKPLNMTNTSAFVSDYKANDILPSITVSKKQGIIESNFYKQDITMHASGGIISTVSDLSKWLSANIRKDNNLIKGDSWSELMNSTTAQDKTYYTYHRSGYSLGWDIAEYQNEKILTRFGGLAGISFHISFMPEKNIGVIAFTNDNRAYLLPHLIANYGYNIINSLQADSIFEKERVAFDKSFERENEIEYPTDSTLLISNKVNDAIIGDYHNNDSWPSISIVKMENYYLFKWGILSGKIHKNESGLTSNLGVLSRNFEIKNDTLFTGSLIYNKKSE
- a CDS encoding SDR family NAD(P)-dependent oxidoreductase, producing the protein MKYGIVTGSSRGIGLATVKLLLDNENCQIIGSSTAGNHVLNLSNFKCLKLDLSDSHSIAEFVEKIGNIKIDFLINNAGVLLEKWNTSEIKMEQLKKTFDVNVFGTIELTEKLLSLFTPNAHIINITSDWGSFSEQNFDAFQPHYKMSKTALNMYTKLLAKRLEEKQIKVSALDPGWTQTDMGGKIAPRLPQDVAVDILNLLNNDVESGQFWHKDKIREW
- a CDS encoding Crp/Fnr family transcriptional regulator; the encoded protein is MENELTKLISRFMALTDEESKAFVECIPIRNFTKGTILLSQGQVSRSSYFIIEGCVRKYYIINGEEKTTNFYVEDEAVSSLQSYMQKTPASHYFECVEDCRLAVLSYDKEQELFKRVPRYENLCRNSVENDFGMQQEALANYMTSTPEDRYKNLLDNRLDLINRIPQYVLASYLGVKPESLSRIRKRIASK
- a CDS encoding nuclear transport factor 2 family protein; its protein translation is MKLKSIILLALLHSGLHLAQAQQSNLNHKDSLNYVLNQYYELNLKVFQQNSILEDIDNIFDLFTDDFTYVHPKYGGIYTREDLYNGYKRNQENGGYDGSVIDIKIENIIYGLNAITVSKRFISKEDGKVIRGDAQMALFEFKNGKIYKITEYW
- a CDS encoding GNAT family N-acetyltransferase, which codes for MLNLRSTIDANYKIIEFFDVANQNIEMLYINPEHRGKRIGKTLLEYVINHLRVSKVDVNEQNGHAEGFYKHCGFETIRRSELDVSGKPYPILHVKLIK
- a CDS encoding alpha/beta hydrolase-fold protein, translated to MTKNLYLLILLFTINKVVSQNLNEGKVFGNSIILKSDILQEERDIQIFLPTNYEENLKKYPVLYVIDAQRYFLNGIVFQQNLTWQEIVPEFIVVGINTDAVKRRHLFYNESSKFIQFLEKELIPEINSKYKTLNEQFYFGWEMAAGLGVEICATKPSLFNGFLLASPTHISQDRLEMVIRTLKNNTKHDLKLYTVLGTIENWATESMSSLDSIFRTNSSNNIQWKYNLSDKENHYTTPLTTLNEGLILFFSDYGPIRFYSINEFLDFGGIEKLKKHYQDRGEKYQISEEIHSDTKHYLLLQAYKENNFKIFEKLLLEFDGKNFIKNYYRQARWFNRFSSFYFENNQFKDAIEILELGLDKFPDASIFHFEKGNYYKVMGKVEDAKKCYKKAIQIARKNNEPELEKYITESKKIL